One region of Persicobacter psychrovividus genomic DNA includes:
- a CDS encoding fibronectin type III domain-containing protein codes for MKNNTFYRISTVVTLLILGLTQVKMAKAQIIVGSDTNISALDFAEMLPGKMKGSGGWPPPMNDREWVVRSENGVSFIEIPSHGEIADLDNSLSPYVSYDLVFEAPGTYYYHMLFNCSEGNGSDDSCFPVWDWDGETTPTYNWNLGQGKTEWTWRMRTASITTTEANEAHRLTIFAREDGLQISMFAFRDKNWGFNEDFIPTKAPKNLTSTKTENGFELSWDLAEIIDQIDEPEDITYHVVVNGEEAHAATEITSFEFTEVVEDQNYEAYIFTTDLQDNQSENSATVIALDGEAPTSPANLLVTATTESAITVTWEASTDNVAVTGYGVMIGDEAAVALDENALTYTFENLEEYTQYTVKVYAMDAAGNTSAESEVEGMTLDVTAPEFMPNLASSEIGEETFKVSWDAATDAGSGLAGYEVQLGEETPMEVAADVTDYTFINLNPYTNYSVRILAKDEAGNKTDFSDALEVMTTDVTAPTAPGNLSVTETTGTTVTVTWEASTDNVAVTAYGVVIGDEAAVALDENALTYTFENLEEYTQYTVKVYAMDAAGNTSADSEVEGMTLDVTAPEFMPNLASSEIGEETFKVSWDAATDAGSGVAGYEVQLGEETPMEVAADVTDYTFTELNPYTNYSVRILAKDAAGNKTDFSDALEVMTTDETNPSPVTDLAVADVSGAQFTVSWTAATDNDQVAHYEYKLMQADEIVLEETTTELLLVLDNLQGMTTYDFSVWAVDRAGNVSEVATTQATTLDDEAPTVPTALVASEITETGFKLDWDAADDNVAVTAYRVKIDEEEPIEVATNTAMIDGRMPLTEYSVSVAAGDASGNWSAYSEQVSVSTIDITPPSSPTALVVSDVTPFSAQLAWEASTDNVAVAHYEVYVNDEKAGETATLTYALDGLSQETSYSVSVKAVDDSGNVSEPVATTFETTRPLSNEGSEDKIKVFPNPALGEMNIQLNIAEQVNFVIHNMAGQKISDGIIRNGNLKLRLPAGMYVLHINTKAKKHARVIIFQ; via the coding sequence ATGAAGAATAATACTTTTTATCGAATATCGACGGTAGTCACCTTGTTGATTTTAGGATTAACACAAGTTAAAATGGCCAAGGCTCAGATAATCGTTGGGTCAGATACCAATATATCTGCTTTGGACTTCGCTGAAATGCTACCAGGAAAAATGAAAGGAAGTGGCGGATGGCCACCACCAATGAATGACCGCGAATGGGTAGTAAGGTCAGAAAATGGGGTAAGTTTCATTGAGATTCCTTCCCACGGAGAGATTGCCGATTTGGACAACAGCTTGTCTCCATATGTATCTTATGATCTTGTTTTTGAAGCACCAGGCACTTACTACTATCATATGCTCTTTAACTGCTCAGAGGGCAATGGCTCAGATGACAGTTGTTTTCCGGTTTGGGACTGGGATGGAGAAACCACTCCTACCTATAACTGGAATCTTGGACAAGGGAAAACGGAGTGGACGTGGAGAATGAGAACTGCTTCGATTACCACTACCGAAGCCAATGAAGCTCACCGATTGACTATCTTCGCACGTGAGGATGGATTACAAATCAGCATGTTCGCTTTCAGGGATAAAAACTGGGGCTTCAATGAGGACTTTATTCCCACCAAAGCACCAAAGAATTTAACAAGTACTAAAACGGAGAATGGTTTTGAGCTTTCGTGGGATTTGGCTGAGATCATCGATCAGATCGATGAACCTGAGGACATTACCTACCACGTGGTGGTCAATGGTGAGGAGGCGCATGCCGCAACGGAAATCACCTCATTTGAATTTACCGAGGTTGTTGAAGATCAAAATTATGAGGCCTATATTTTCACAACCGATTTACAGGATAACCAATCTGAAAACTCAGCAACTGTAATCGCATTGGATGGAGAGGCACCAACATCACCAGCTAATTTATTGGTGACCGCAACAACTGAAAGTGCCATAACAGTAACTTGGGAAGCATCCACAGATAATGTAGCCGTTACAGGTTATGGTGTAATGATTGGCGATGAAGCGGCGGTAGCGTTGGATGAAAATGCATTGACTTATACCTTTGAAAACCTTGAGGAGTACACGCAATACACCGTGAAAGTTTATGCCATGGATGCGGCTGGAAATACTTCTGCTGAAAGCGAGGTTGAAGGCATGACCTTGGATGTAACCGCTCCTGAATTTATGCCGAACCTTGCAAGCAGTGAAATCGGTGAAGAAACATTCAAAGTAAGCTGGGATGCTGCTACGGATGCAGGTTCAGGCCTTGCAGGATATGAAGTACAATTGGGCGAAGAAACACCAATGGAAGTGGCTGCTGATGTTACCGATTACACTTTCATTAACTTGAACCCTTACACTAACTATTCGGTTCGTATTTTGGCCAAAGATGAAGCAGGTAACAAAACGGACTTTTCTGATGCTTTGGAAGTGATGACCACTGATGTGACGGCTCCAACAGCTCCTGGAAATTTATCTGTAACGGAAACCACAGGCACTACAGTTACGGTAACCTGGGAAGCATCCACAGACAATGTAGCCGTTACAGCCTATGGTGTAGTGATTGGCGATGAAGCGGCGGTAGCGTTGGATGAAAATGCATTGACTTATACCTTTGAAAACCTTGAGGAGTACACGCAATACACCGTGAAAGTTTATGCCATGGATGCGGCTGGAAATACTTCTGCTGATAGCGAGGTTGAAGGCATGACCTTGGATGTAACCGCTCCTGAATTTATGCCGAACCTTGCAAGCAGTGAAATCGGTGAAGAAACATTCAAAGTAAGCTGGGATGCTGCTACGGATGCGGGTTCAGGCGTTGCAGGATATGAAGTACAATTGGGCGAAGAAACACCAATGGAAGTGGCTGCTGATGTTACCGATTACACTTTCACAGAACTCAATCCATACACTAACTATTCGGTTCGTATTTTGGCCAAAGATGCTGCGGGCAACAAAACGGACTTTTCTGATGCTTTGGAGGTGATGACCACCGACGAAACGAATCCTTCACCAGTAACTGATTTAGCTGTTGCTGATGTTAGCGGCGCGCAGTTTACAGTTTCATGGACGGCTGCGACTGATAATGATCAGGTGGCACATTATGAATACAAATTGATGCAGGCAGATGAAATCGTCCTTGAAGAAACCACTACTGAATTGCTTTTGGTATTGGATAACCTTCAGGGCATGACGACTTATGATTTCAGTGTTTGGGCAGTGGATCGTGCAGGAAATGTGTCGGAAGTTGCAACTACCCAAGCAACCACCTTGGATGATGAAGCTCCTACAGTGCCAACAGCGCTTGTAGCTTCAGAGATCACTGAAACTGGCTTCAAACTGGACTGGGACGCCGCTGATGATAATGTGGCAGTAACCGCTTATCGTGTAAAAATTGATGAAGAAGAACCAATTGAGGTAGCAACCAATACCGCCATGATTGATGGGCGTATGCCTTTGACTGAGTATTCGGTAAGCGTTGCCGCGGGTGATGCCTCAGGGAATTGGTCGGCTTACAGTGAGCAGGTTTCCGTAAGCACGATTGATATTACCCCTCCTTCGAGTCCGACAGCTTTAGTGGTCAGTGATGTTACTCCGTTCTCTGCTCAATTGGCTTGGGAAGCTTCGACAGACAATGTTGCTGTTGCTCACTACGAAGTGTATGTTAATGATGAAAAGGCAGGAGAAACGGCAACATTAACCTATGCTTTGGATGGCCTTAGTCAGGAAACATCATATAGCGTTTCGGTAAAAGCGGTAGATGATTCGGGTAATGTTTCTGAGCCGGTGGCGACTACTTTTGAAACCACTCGCCCATTATCCAATGAAGGAAGTGAAGACAAAATTAAAGTATTTCCTAACCCTGCTTTAGGCGAGATGAACATTCAATTGAATATTGCTGAACAGGTGAATTTTGTGATTCATAATATGGCGGGACAGAAAATTTCTGATGGAATCATTCGGAATGGTAACCTGAAACTCCGTTTGCCTGCCGGAATGTATGTACTTCATATAAATACAAAAGCGAAAAAGCACGCACGAGTAATTATCTTCCAATAA